CTGATGGATAATGCGGTGGTGGTTGGCGTTGGCAATATTTATGCGAATGAAAGTCTGTTTAAGGCAGGTATTTCGCCATTGCGTCCGGCGAATAAGTTGACCAAAAAAGAATGCGCATTATTGGTAGAGACTGTTAAAGCGGTTCTACAAAGGGCGATTGAAGCGGGCGGCAGTACGCTGCGAGACTTCGTTAATAGCGATGGGAAAAGCGGCTACTTTCAGCAGGAATATACGGTCTATGGACGCCACAATGAGCCTTGTGTCCAATGTGGCGGGTTGATTTTTAAAGAAACTTTGGGGCAGCGTGGAACATTTTATTGTCCAAATTGCCAGAAATAGTTTCAGACGGCCTTAAATGTCAGAGGCCGTCTGAACATAATGAACACAATACAGAAGAAATTTATGTCTAAACAAAAAGCTCCTTTTTTTAAACGACTGGGCAGACTTTGCCGTTTGGCAGCTTGGTTATTCAGAACCGCTTGGGATTTGCGTGCCATCGATGGTAACAATGCAGAGGAACGCAATCACGCCGTGGTTGTTTTGGGAAAAGGTGCGTTGGATGCTTTGGATATCGAATTGAAAATCGGCGTACCGCCGCAAGGAAATGTAAGCGGTACTTTGGTGGTGGCCAATCATGTATCTTGGTTGGATATTTTTGCCATGAGTGCAGTTTATCCAAGCAGTTTTATTGCGAAACAGGAAATCAGCGGCTGGCCGGTTTTGGGGAAAATGGGTAAAAATGCCGGTACGGTGTTTATTAACCGCAATTCCCGCCGTGATGTCGAGCCGATTAATCAGGCGATTTGTGCGGCATTGAAAGCAGGGCAGAATGTCAGCTTCTTCCCCGAGGCGCGCACTTCGTCCGGTTTGGGTATTTTGCCGTTTAAAGCTGCCCTGTTCCAATCGGCTATTGATGCGAAAGCGCCGATTCAGGCGGTAACTTTGCGATATTATGATGACGAAGGACAACGGACGGATTTGCCATCCTATGCGGAGGTAAACCTGTTTCAATCTTTATGGCGCATTGTTTCTATGAAGAAAATCCGTATCCGTTTGGATTTTTCGCCTCAATACAAACCGACAGACATGCCGGATAAAGACCGCTATGCTTTGAAGGATATTGCGGAAACAGCCATCGGCGAAATTGTGGCTTCTGATTCTCTCGTTCAGCCCTTACCTAAAAAATAATTTCAGTCAGGTACTTGTTTTATTTCAGATGGCCTTTATTTAAAGAAACAGCTGTTTTCGGTTTAATTAAATTGATAGTTTGATGTAATTAATATTATTTGAACTATAAATTATACAAATCGATAGGCCTGCATTAGAATGCAAGCATTGATTCATTTCTCAAACCCGAATTTTTAAGGAGCTTAAAAATGGCTTTGCAAGATCGTACCGGTCAAAAAGTACCTTCCGTAGTATTCCGCACTCGCGTTGGCGACACTTGGAAAGATGTTTCTACTGATGATTTGTTCAAAGGCAAAAAAGTAGTCGTGTTCTCTCTGCCTGGCGCATTTACTCCAACTTGCTCTTCTTCTCACCTGCCACGCTACAACGAATTGTTTGGCGCGTTCAAAGAAAACGGTGTTGACGCAATCTACTGCGTATCTGTAAACGACACTTTCGTAATGAACGCTTGGGCTGCTGAAGAAGAAGCCGACAACATCTACATGATCCCTGATGGCAACGGTGAATTCACTGAAGGCATGGGCATGTTGGTTGGCAAAGAAGACTTGGGCTTCGGCAAACGCTCTTGGCGTTACTCCATGCTGGTTAACGACGGCGTGGTTGAAAAAATGTTTATCGAACCTGAAGAACCAGGCGATCCTTTCAAAGTGTCTGACGCTGACACTATGTTGAAATTTATTGCTCCCGAGTGGAAAGCTCAAGAGTCTGTTGCCATCTTCACCAAACCTGGCTGCCAGTTCTGTGCTAAAGCTAAAAAAGCTCTGCAAGACAAAGGCTTGTCTTACGAAGAAATTGTATTGGGCAAAGATGCAACTGTTACTTCCGTACGCGCTATTACCGGCAAGATGACTGCTCCTCAAGTATT
This region of Neisseria subflava genomic DNA includes:
- a CDS encoding redoxin family protein, producing the protein MALQDRTGQKVPSVVFRTRVGDTWKDVSTDDLFKGKKVVVFSLPGAFTPTCSSSHLPRYNELFGAFKENGVDAIYCVSVNDTFVMNAWAAEEEADNIYMIPDGNGEFTEGMGMLVGKEDLGFGKRSWRYSMLVNDGVVEKMFIEPEEPGDPFKVSDADTMLKFIAPEWKAQESVAIFTKPGCQFCAKAKKALQDKGLSYEEIVLGKDATVTSVRAITGKMTAPQVFIGGKYIGGSEDLEAYLAKN
- a CDS encoding 1-acylglycerol-3-phosphate O-acyltransferase — protein: MSKQKAPFFKRLGRLCRLAAWLFRTAWDLRAIDGNNAEERNHAVVVLGKGALDALDIELKIGVPPQGNVSGTLVVANHVSWLDIFAMSAVYPSSFIAKQEISGWPVLGKMGKNAGTVFINRNSRRDVEPINQAICAALKAGQNVSFFPEARTSSGLGILPFKAALFQSAIDAKAPIQAVTLRYYDDEGQRTDLPSYAEVNLFQSLWRIVSMKKIRIRLDFSPQYKPTDMPDKDRYALKDIAETAIGEIVASDSLVQPLPKK